The genomic window AACCATCTACTTCAGAATTGGTAGACTGGTTGAAACTTCTTATGGCAGATGACTTACCAGATGAGATATTGAAAAATAGAGATCCATCTAAAGCTATTCCTCCATTATATGGAGCCTTAATTAAAAATGAACAAGACGTGCAGCTTCTCGAAAGATTAGCTTTTATGACAAGAAGAGAATCAAACAACTAGATGCTAATAAATTTATTTAATACGTTAAAAGATACAGGAGTTCCATGCACTCTAAGGGAGCTTTTAGATTTATTGACTGCATTAGATAAAAGACTTGTTTTTGCCAATACCAATGAATTTTATTTTTTATCTAGAGCTATCTTGGTAAAAGATGAAAAAAATTACGATAAATTTGACAGAGCGTTTGATATTTATTTTAAAGGCCTTGAGACTTTAGATGATGTTATTCAGGCATTAATACCCGATGAGTGGTTGAGAAAAGAATTTGAAAAATTTTTGACTCCTGAGGAACTAGAAAAAATTAAATCTATGGGAGGCTTAGAAAAATTACTCGACGAATTTAAAAAGAGACTTGAAGAACAAAAAGAGAGGCATGAAGGCGGGGATAAGTGGGTCGGAACTGGTGGAACCTCTCCTTATGGAAATTCAGGAATGAATCCAGAAGGTATTAGAGTTGATGGCGAGGGCAAGGAAGGTAAAGCAGTAAAAGTTTGGCAAAAAAGAGATTTTAAAAATTTAGACGATTCAATTGAATTAGGAACAAGAAATATCAAAATCGCTCTTAGAAGATTAAGAAAATTTGTTAGAGAATCTCACAACGAAGAATTTGATTTAGATGGGACTGTTAAATCTACAGCAAAAAATGCAGGATTATTGGATATTAAAATGGTTCCTGAAAAAGCTAATGCTGTAAAGGTAATCGTTTTATTTGATGTAGGCGGCTCAATGGATCCACACGTAAAAATTTGCGAAGAATTATTCTCCGCATGTAAGACAGAATTTAAAAACTTAGAATATTTTTATTTTCATAACTTCATTTATGAAACTGTTTGGAAAGATAATAGCCGAAGACATAATGAGAGAATTGAGACAACTGAGTTATTTCAAAAATATTCTCAAGATTACAAAATTATATTCATTGGTGATGCAACCATGGCTCCTTACGAAATCACCAATGCTGGTGGAAGTATAGAACATTGGAATGAAGAACCAGGCTCTTTGTGGATGAAGAAATTTTATTCAAACTTTGAAAAGTTAATTTGGTTAAATCCTGTTCCACAAGATCATTGGGACTATTCAGCTTCTATAGAGCTCTCAAGGACATTGATTGATGATCAAATGTATCCTTTAACTATTAAGGGATTAGAAGACGGAATGTCTTTTCTCACTAAATAGTAATCTAATTCATCTTTATTTTGGAAAAAGTAGCTATAAATATACAAAATCTTTGCAAGGTTTACCCTAAAGATCTTAGGGCATTGAATGAAGTGAATCTTAAAGTAAATTCAGGAGACTTTTACGCGCTACTAGGGCCAAATGGAGCAGGAAAATCTACATTAATCGGAATAATAAGTTCAATCGTAAACAAAACAAGTGGGAAAGTTGAAATTTTAGGAATAGACATAGATAAAAATCATGCTCTAGCGAAGAAGAAAATGGGAATAGTTGGACAGGAAGTAAATTTTAATCAATTCGAAACGGTTTATCAGATTCTTACTCAACAAGCAGGATATTACGGATTGAATAAAAAGGTCATAAAAAATAATAGTGAATATTATTTAAAAGCTTTGGATCTCTGGGATAGAAGAAATGAGCAAGGAAGATCTTTGTCGGGAGGTATGAAAAGAAGATTAATGGTTGCTAAAGCTTTAGTTAATGAACCTGAATTACTGATTCTTGACGAACCAACTGCTGGAGTCGACATTGAATTAAGAAGATCTCTTTGGGAGTTTTTAGAAGAAATAAATAACAAAGGCACAACAATAATTCTTACGACTCATTATCTAGAGGAGGCTGAAAAACTCTGTAAAAATATTTCAATAATAGATCAAGGAAAAATAGTTAAGGAATCTTCAATGAAATCCTTGCTAAGCGAGTTAGAATCAGAAATATATATTTTTGAGACTAAAGAGAAGATATCTGAGGACATTGATTTTGATAAATTGAAAATTAAACTTTTAGATGATAATAGTTTTTCTGTTCAAGTTCATAAGTCCGTAGGGGTCAATGAGATTTTGAAAGAATTTCAATCAAAAAATATTGAAATAAATAGTATTCATAATGAAACTAATCGTTTGGAAGAACTTTTTCTTAAATTAACTAAACAAGAATGAATACCAGAGAATTATTAAATTCATTGAACACTCTTTCCTTGAAAGAGATACGAAGGTTTATGAGAATTTGGCAGCAAACACTAATACCTTCAGTCATAACAACTGTTTTATATTTCATCATCTTTGGAAGTTTTATCGGTTCGAGAATTGGATTAATGGGAGGCTTTGATTACATGCAATTTATGGCTCCTGGGTTAGTCATGTTGGCTGTAATTACAAATTCTTACAACAATGTTGTGTCATCATTTTATGGAGTTAAGTTTCAAAAAAGTATTGAGGAATTACTAATATCTCCTATGCCTACCTATTTGATTCTTTTAGGCTTTGTAATTGGCGGTGTCGTCAGAGGAATTATTGTTGGCTTATTAGTAATGTTGACGTCATTGTTTTTTACTGAAATTACTATTCAGTATTATTTCATAACTGCATTAGTTGTAATTTTGACATCTATTCTCTTTTCTTTGGCAGGGTTGCTGAATGCTATTTACGCAGATAGTTTTGATGATATTACGATCATACCAACTTTTGTTTTAACACCCCTCATATACTTGGGAGGAGTTTTTTATTCTATAAGTCTTCTCACAGAAACTTGGCAAATAATATCTAAGCTAAACCCGCTTTTGTATATGGTTAATGCATTTAGGTATGGGATGTTAGGTGTTTCTGACATCAATGTTACCTATGCAATTTCAATGATTCTCGTGTTTATTTTAATTTTTTATTTAGTGGCTTTACGTTTATTAAAAAAAGGTGTTGGTATAAGAAGTTAAAAATTTTTTTTAAATATAAAATCTATAAAATAAGTTATTATTTTGGGAGAGATGGCAGAGTGGTCGAATGCGCACGCTTGGAAAGCGTGTAAGGGGGAAACTCCTTCAAGGGTTCGAATCCCTTTCTCTCCGCCAATGACGATATGGAATATATAGAATCAAAATATTTCAGTTACGCAGATCCTGATGATCCTATTGTAAGAAAAATTCTTATCCGCTCCATAGAATATTGTTCGGGTCAGCCAACCATTTATAACCTTTATAGAAAATATCAAGAAAATCCGTCGAATTGGATAAGTTTTTGGGATGGATGTGTAGATTTATTAAATCTTGACATTGATATCGCGAAGGAAAGCATTAACAACATACCAGAAGGAGGCCCTACAATTGTTGTTGCTAATCATCCTTTCGGAGTTTTGGATGGAACAGTCTTAAGCTGGCTTGTGAGTCAGAGGAGAGACGACTTTAAATTACTGGTTCATTCTTTATTGCTTCGTGCACCAGAGACAAAAAAGTATTTGTTACCAATTGATTTTAGTGGCGATAAAAAAGCGCTTTTAACAAATATTGAGACCAGAAAAATTGCAAGAAAACATTTAAGTGATGGCGGTTCAATTATAATTTTTCCATCAGGAGCTGTTTCTACAACCTCAAGAATTCATCAAAGCAAAACTAAAGCTTTCGATCCTGCCTGGAAGAAATTCACATCTAGATTGATTAAACAAACAGATGCGAAAATTGTGCCAGTATATTTTTTTGGTTCAAATTCAAGCCTTTTTCAATTCGTTAGTCATTTTAGTCCAATATTAAGAGCATCCTTACTATTTCACGAAATAAAGAGAAGAATCAATACTAAGGTACCTTTTATCGTTGGCTCTCCTTTTAAGTATTCGGAGTTGAACAAAGACCTTTCGAATGACGAACTAGCTGATTTTTTAAGAACAAAGACCTATTTGCTTAATCCAGAAAATAAAATTCCTCCTCCTTTTGGATACGAACCTCCAGATAATTGAGGTATACATATACGGTTTTTCTGTGC from SAR86 cluster bacterium includes these protein-coding regions:
- a CDS encoding VWA domain-containing protein; this translates as MLINLFNTLKDTGVPCTLRELLDLLTALDKRLVFANTNEFYFLSRAILVKDEKNYDKFDRAFDIYFKGLETLDDVIQALIPDEWLRKEFEKFLTPEELEKIKSMGGLEKLLDEFKKRLEEQKERHEGGDKWVGTGGTSPYGNSGMNPEGIRVDGEGKEGKAVKVWQKRDFKNLDDSIELGTRNIKIALRRLRKFVRESHNEEFDLDGTVKSTAKNAGLLDIKMVPEKANAVKVIVLFDVGGSMDPHVKICEELFSACKTEFKNLEYFYFHNFIYETVWKDNSRRHNERIETTELFQKYSQDYKIIFIGDATMAPYEITNAGGSIEHWNEEPGSLWMKKFYSNFEKLIWLNPVPQDHWDYSASIELSRTLIDDQMYPLTIKGLEDGMSFLTK
- a CDS encoding ABC transporter ATP-binding protein, which encodes MEKVAINIQNLCKVYPKDLRALNEVNLKVNSGDFYALLGPNGAGKSTLIGIISSIVNKTSGKVEILGIDIDKNHALAKKKMGIVGQEVNFNQFETVYQILTQQAGYYGLNKKVIKNNSEYYLKALDLWDRRNEQGRSLSGGMKRRLMVAKALVNEPELLILDEPTAGVDIELRRSLWEFLEEINNKGTTIILTTHYLEEAEKLCKNISIIDQGKIVKESSMKSLLSELESEIYIFETKEKISEDIDFDKLKIKLLDDNSFSVQVHKSVGVNEILKEFQSKNIEINSIHNETNRLEELFLKLTKQE
- a CDS encoding ABC transporter permease, producing the protein MNTRELLNSLNTLSLKEIRRFMRIWQQTLIPSVITTVLYFIIFGSFIGSRIGLMGGFDYMQFMAPGLVMLAVITNSYNNVVSSFYGVKFQKSIEELLISPMPTYLILLGFVIGGVVRGIIVGLLVMLTSLFFTEITIQYYFITALVVILTSILFSLAGLLNAIYADSFDDITIIPTFVLTPLIYLGGVFYSISLLTETWQIISKLNPLLYMVNAFRYGMLGVSDINVTYAISMILVFILIFYLVALRLLKKGVGIRS
- a CDS encoding lysophospholipid acyltransferase family protein; the encoded protein is MEYIESKYFSYADPDDPIVRKILIRSIEYCSGQPTIYNLYRKYQENPSNWISFWDGCVDLLNLDIDIAKESINNIPEGGPTIVVANHPFGVLDGTVLSWLVSQRRDDFKLLVHSLLLRAPETKKYLLPIDFSGDKKALLTNIETRKIARKHLSDGGSIIIFPSGAVSTTSRIHQSKTKAFDPAWKKFTSRLIKQTDAKIVPVYFFGSNSSLFQFVSHFSPILRASLLFHEIKRRINTKVPFIVGSPFKYSELNKDLSNDELADFLRTKTYLLNPENKIPPPFGYEPPDN